The following is a genomic window from Adhaeribacter radiodurans.
ACTATTTTTCCTACTCCCTTTCTTCATTTCCTACATTCAGGCTACTAGTTAAAGCAAAGCCGGCAGAAATTATTTACGCACCAGCTGCCAGCGTGCAAATTCCGGTACCCGCGTCCGTATGCGGGGGATTTACCTGTGCCATTCGCATATACTTACTTTTAACTCATTGGTCATGAAACACTATTACCTCCGCTTCTTAGGCTTATTCTTCCTGTTTTTTCTGGGAGTAGGAAGCACCTCCGTTTTTGCCGAAAAATTTTTCTACGAGATTGGTTACGACCAGAGTTCGGGTCGTATTTTTATTACTGTATCGGTGGATGAACGAGATCAATGCTTTACGTGCAAGATTGATAAATTACAAGACTTGGATATTACCTATACCATTAACAACAATACTACTAATCTGTTGGTTGATGGTTCGCATAGGAATCGTAACGGGAATTACAAAAATGAATTACTGGTTAATAACAATTCTAACTGGGACGGTAAACTCGACAAACAACGTTATTACATTAATATTCCCAGTGCGTGGTTTGGTAAATCGGTAACTATCAGAACGCATTATTACTGGGGAGATAACAGCGATAAAGAAGGTAACAAAGAAGATACTTATGCTATTGCGGGTTTACAGGGTAGCCCTATTATAACGGCATTCCCAACCGGCGAACAAAACCAAATAAAACTTACCTGGGACAAGCCGGGAGCGAACGGTTATGCCCCCGAAAAAATCAGGTATTATATTTACCAGAACGACCAACTCCTTGCGGGCTTAGATTATAATACCACCAGTTACATCGATCCTAACTCGGTATACGGGTACCGCTACAATTACCGGATAGTTGCCCGAGTAGGTTTAAACCGCGAAATTTTATCAAACAATCCTAATTATTTTGATGTATGGAGCAACAATATAACAGCCTGGAAAAATAGTAAACTGGTTCTGACTCCCACCTTCGCGCCCTGTGCTACCGGCATTACCTTAACCTGGCCTAAACCTAACCTGGATGGTGCTTATTCATACAAAATATTACGAAGTGCCCGACCTGACTTTAGTACTATCACGAATACTTTTGACGTAAACGGCGGCCTGAACACCCTTTCCTATTTCGATGATACCAATTTGCAACACCAGAAGTCATAAGGCCCGATAAGCAGGTAGCTACGGAACTAACTTCGGAAGTGGCCAGTATTACTCCCAATCTAAGTCCGGCAGCCCCGCAAATAAGTTTAGCCGATTATGGTACTTATTTTAAAATTATCTGGTCCGGTTATTCCTGTGCGAGTGTTACCAATTTCAAACTTATCCGGAAGGTAGTTCAAGCAGGTAAAATCATTGAAAATACCACTAGTAACGTTGACCCAAAGCTTGGTGCGTGGGCCGATGAAAAGCTACAAGCCTGTAACACTTACGAGTACCAACTGGTAGCCGTTAACCCATACGCCGAAGTAGCCGGTAATATAGTAAGCAAAGCCGTACCGGATCAAATTGCCGATGCGCTGGAATGGGGCACTGACGTA
Proteins encoded in this region:
- a CDS encoding fibronectin type III domain-containing protein, which produces MKHYYLRFLGLFFLFFLGVGSTSVFAEKFFYEIGYDQSSGRIFITVSVDERDQCFTCKIDKLQDLDITYTINNNTTNLLVDGSHRNRNGNYKNELLVNNNSNWDGKLDKQRYYINIPSAWFGKSVTIRTHYYWGDNSDKEGNKEDTYAIAGLQGSPIITAFPTGEQNQIKLTWDKPGANGYAPEKIRYYIYQNDQLLAGLDYNTTSYIDPNSVYGYRYNYRIVARVGLNREILSNNPNYFDVWSNNITAWKNSKLVLTPTFAPCATGITLTWPKPNLDGAYSYKILRSARPDFSTITNTFDVNGGLNTLSYFDDTNLQHQKS